From Bacteriovorax sp. BAL6_X, the proteins below share one genomic window:
- a CDS encoding lipocalin family protein: MFLSCSTTTYDKTVAYVDIDRFMGDWFVLAARGTFLEDGQHNSIETYTWNEKEKRIDVKFVFNKYSFDGEKKVLRQKAWIENSQTNAHWKIQLFWPLKFDYLVIALDPNYEWVAIGVPDEKYLWIMSRKYSKAHSSKIVANAIRELDSLGYSTRELILIPHH, translated from the coding sequence TTGTTTTTAAGTTGTAGCACGACTACTTATGATAAAACTGTCGCCTATGTTGATATCGATCGCTTTATGGGGGATTGGTTTGTGCTAGCAGCACGTGGGACATTTCTCGAGGACGGCCAACATAATTCAATCGAGACTTATACGTGGAATGAAAAAGAAAAGCGTATTGATGTTAAATTCGTTTTCAATAAATATTCATTTGATGGTGAAAAAAAAGTCTTAAGGCAAAAGGCCTGGATCGAAAATAGTCAAACCAATGCTCATTGGAAAATACAGCTCTTTTGGCCTCTTAAATTCGACTATCTCGTTATCGCACTTGACCCAAATTATGAGTGGGTTGCCATTGGTGTTCCTGACGAAAAGTACCTGTGGATCATGTCGCGCAAGTATAGCAAGGCCCACTCATCAAAAATTGTTGCGAATGCCATCAGGGAGCTAGACTCTCTAGGCTACAGTACTCGTGAGCTAATTCTCATCCCTCACCACTAA
- a CDS encoding MBL fold metallo-hydrolase, producing the protein MFKHILLLVILLNLSGCTAMSKVASVFMSSLGAHPNKGQLRTFEKSDNFDSSEQIFVNRRPGITKEQPIQKDGFGLSKFIEFLGKGGGRYPEKALPSVKPDMKKFLEKSDHVKSIWFGHSTILLNVDSKIVLIDPIFSGSSSPVPLFVKRFAAPVLSLEELPEIDYIIISHDHYDHLDMTTMKFFAKKKDVKIITPLGVGSHLKRWGFDDSRITELDWWQDVDFEGVKFTATPAQHFSGRDQAHENTTLWASWVVKTKNNNLYFSGDTGYDIHFKEIGSRLGPFDVAFMESGQYNPDWFAVHLLPEEWPKAFADINAKYYFPIHWGAFSLSFHPWQEPIEKLDEFSNLGLLKLMAPKLGEIVSFDEQEYVTKKWWF; encoded by the coding sequence ATGTTTAAGCATATTCTTCTATTAGTTATCTTATTAAATTTATCTGGATGTACAGCTATGAGCAAAGTTGCTTCAGTTTTCATGTCTTCTCTTGGTGCCCACCCAAATAAGGGGCAATTAAGAACTTTTGAAAAGTCGGATAATTTCGATTCTTCTGAACAAATCTTTGTTAATCGCAGACCTGGTATAACAAAAGAGCAGCCGATTCAAAAAGATGGATTTGGCCTTTCTAAATTTATTGAATTCTTAGGGAAAGGGGGAGGACGCTATCCTGAAAAGGCCCTTCCTTCAGTAAAGCCTGATATGAAAAAGTTTTTAGAGAAGTCAGATCACGTTAAGTCGATTTGGTTTGGGCACTCAACAATCCTTTTAAATGTTGATTCAAAGATCGTTTTAATCGATCCAATCTTTTCAGGGTCATCTTCACCTGTTCCTTTATTTGTAAAGCGCTTTGCTGCTCCGGTTCTCTCTTTAGAAGAGCTTCCAGAAATCGATTATATAATTATCTCTCATGACCACTATGATCACCTTGATATGACGACGATGAAATTTTTTGCTAAGAAGAAAGACGTTAAAATTATCACGCCTCTAGGCGTAGGTTCGCATCTAAAAAGATGGGGATTTGATGACTCTCGTATTACTGAACTTGATTGGTGGCAAGACGTCGATTTTGAAGGCGTCAAGTTTACGGCAACTCCTGCTCAGCACTTCTCAGGGAGAGATCAGGCCCATGAAAATACGACTTTGTGGGCCTCATGGGTTGTAAAGACTAAGAATAATAACCTCTACTTCAGTGGAGATACTGGCTACGATATTCATTTCAAAGAAATTGGAAGCCGTTTGGGGCCCTTTGATGTCGCCTTTATGGAGTCTGGCCAATATAACCCTGACTGGTTTGCTGTTCACTTATTACCTGAAGAGTGGCCTAAGGCCTTTGCTGATATCAACGCAAAATATTACTTCCCAATTCATTGGGGTGCTTTTTCACTCTCATTTCATCCGTGGCAGGAGCCTATTGAGAAGTTAGATGAATTCTCGAATTTAGGTCTTCTTAAGTTAATGGCACCAAAATTAGGAGAAATTGTCTCTTTTGATGAACAGGAATATGTTACAAAGAAGTGGTGGTTCTAA
- a CDS encoding ABC transporter permease, whose translation MALASLIISSFSLLSVQSVLKGLQANRIERGKQTLGRYIIDLPKDLSFEKTQDYLDDKSLKYSFEYEIEGLIRLEGYLAPVIFHGLTKETSTVLPQAIDHWPEREEILLSPYLARKIYAGLDDKIQFISPAHTDVFFGELPRFKSLMIENFTDSMDPDIDELHAWGHAYSAFSIAKSRRYNKLRVFSALSGPAKVELEQYLTSQGASFKTWEELNQNLVYALALENNVVLFLFLATIVLVTFSIISGLSIFYARVRNDFASFWILGMSMNQIKKYGGLNIAIITICAIGVGNLLSFIVLKLLAQFSPVIMPAMFVDRSLPVRFTGTSFVFSFLVPVIITVIFTLFSNWRFFKDNGNFISFVKKVGT comes from the coding sequence AGTCTTATTATATCAAGTTTTTCGCTATTAAGTGTTCAGTCTGTCCTAAAGGGACTACAAGCGAACCGTATTGAGCGAGGAAAGCAGACCCTAGGGCGCTATATTATTGATCTTCCTAAAGATCTTAGCTTTGAAAAGACACAGGATTATTTAGATGATAAGAGTTTAAAATATTCTTTTGAATATGAAATTGAAGGTCTTATTCGTCTCGAAGGCTATTTGGCCCCTGTTATTTTTCACGGGCTAACAAAAGAGACTTCAACTGTACTGCCTCAGGCCATTGACCATTGGCCCGAGCGTGAAGAGATTCTCTTATCACCATATTTGGCCAGAAAGATTTATGCAGGTCTCGATGATAAGATTCAATTTATCTCACCGGCCCACACTGATGTATTCTTTGGAGAGCTACCACGCTTTAAGTCTTTAATGATTGAAAATTTCACAGATTCAATGGACCCTGATATTGATGAGCTTCATGCTTGGGGCCATGCTTATAGCGCCTTTTCAATTGCAAAGTCCCGTCGTTATAATAAGCTTAGAGTTTTTAGTGCTTTGTCTGGGCCGGCCAAAGTGGAGTTAGAACAGTATTTAACTTCACAAGGTGCAAGCTTTAAAACTTGGGAAGAGTTAAATCAAAACCTCGTTTACGCGCTCGCTTTAGAAAATAATGTGGTTCTCTTTTTATTTTTAGCAACAATTGTTCTCGTAACTTTTTCGATCATTTCAGGCCTTTCAATATTTTACGCAAGAGTTAGGAATGACTTTGCTTCTTTTTGGATACTTGGCATGAGTATGAACCAGATCAAAAAGTATGGAGGCCTTAATATTGCCATTATTACAATTTGTGCAATTGGAGTTGGGAATCTTTTAAGCTTTATTGTACTTAAACTTTTAGCGCAGTTTTCTCCAGTCATTATGCCAGCGATGTTTGTGGATCGTTCACTTCCGGTACGCTTTACTGGAACATCGTTCGTCTTCTCATTCCTAGTGCCTGTTATTATTACAGTGATTTTTACACTTTTTTCTAATTGGAGATTCTTCAAGGATAATGGCAATTTCATTAGCTTTGTTAAAAAAGTAGGAACTTAA